Proteins from a single region of Macrotis lagotis isolate mMagLag1 chromosome 2, bilby.v1.9.chrom.fasta, whole genome shotgun sequence:
- the TMC8 gene encoding transmembrane channel-like protein 8 isoform X3 produces MASFLLRQRSTQSDLESPEVVSLGEELWEEEMEKICNSKVALQGLPYALMDKRLIRHLREPDGVKTSFWEQWKKKWQQVHQQFLDVGHRFMGTFGLWKTDLYEIGGLFGTGIQSYFTFLRFLLFLNLLTFLLTSSLVLLPLAWFHSPDSGPTGNIPLNCSSSHEPQPNLKQIHLHLWDIFTGRAFINTYLFYGSYRMGPESNSQYSVRLAYLLSPLICLLLCFCGIVRRMVKGLLHKQLLSKDFKPQLSSKVFVSWDFCIRSQEAASIKQHSISNEFKIELQEEQRSLKRQQQTRKQRAKQLLSYVGLNIFIGLLVVGGISAIYWATTFAQNYKNESLSLLLQYLSPGVISLVNSLGPLLFGFLVQLENYPPNTEINLTLFWCVVLKLSSLGMFLFSLRQQAEQCNDCWETTVGQELYKLSMFDFFLMLVFAFLVTLPRRLLVDHFSGQFWVWLGREEFLVPKNVLDIVAGQTVTWMGLFYCPLLPLLSSIFIFFTFYVKKYTLLRNCKPSPRLFQASSATFFFQLVLLLGLLVASVPLLYVISSIHSSVNCGLFSNYSAPWQVVPKTVAMRLSPSAQKVFHYFGSNAFWYPILILLSLTLIVCHSQSGANKRAIKGLRRQLQWQVREKWHLVEDLSRLLQESGGSDSWRPESPNSRSSRPRSFCPGFPCPGSPRPRSFMAGSTHSQPSVAPLECKKKKESCLSPSSPIKS; encoded by the exons ATGGCCTCTTTTCTCCTAAGACAGAGGTCTACCCAATCAGACCTAGAATCCCCTGAAGTTGTATCACTGGGTGAGGAGCTCTGGGAGGAGGAGATGGAAAAAATATGCAATTCCAAGGTAGCACTTCAGGGACTGCCTTATGCCCTGATGGACAAAAGACTCATCAG GCACCTCCGGGAGCCAGATGGGGTAAAGACCTCTTTCTGGGAACAGTGGAAGAAGAAATGGCAACAAGTCCATCAGCAGTTCCTGGATGTGGGTCACAGGTTTATGGGAACTTTTGGGCTCTGGAAAACTGACCTCTATGAGATTGGCG GGCTCTTTGGCACAGGGATCCAGTCCTATTTCACCTTCCTTCGTTTCCTGTTGTTCCTCAATCTACTCACCTTTCTACTGACCAGCAGTTTAGTGCTGCTGCCTCTGGCCTGGTTCCACTCACCTGACTCAGGCCCTACCGGCAACATCC CATTGAATTGTTCTAGCAGCCATGAGCCGCAGCCTAATCTGAAACAGATCCATTTGCATTTGTGGGATATCTTCACTGGCAGG GCTTTCATCAACACCTACCTTTTTTATGGCTCATATCGAATGGGGCCAGAGAGCAATTCCCAGTACAGTGTTCGCCTGGCCTACCTCCTCAGTCCACTAATCTGCCTGCTTCTCTGCTTCTGTGGGATTGTACGACG CATGGTGAAGGGGCTGCTCCATAAGCAATTGCTGAGCAAAGATTTCAAACCCCAACTCAGCAGCAAGGTGTTTGTCTCCTGGGATTTCTGCATCCGAAGCCAGGAAGCTGCCAGCATCAAGCAACACAGCATCAGCAATGAGTTCAAG ATTGAGCTCCAAGAGGAACAGCGCTCCCTGAAGAGACAGCAGCAGACAAGAAAACAAAGGGCCAAACAGCTTCTTTCTTATGTGGGACTCAACATATTCATTGGCCTCTTGGTGGTTGGAGGTATCAGTGCCATCTACTGGGCCACTACATTTGCTCAGAACTACAAAAAT gAGTCCCTCTCTCTGCTCCTTCAGTACCTGTCCCCTGGAGTCATTTCCCTTGTCAACAGTCTGGGGCCCTTGCTGTTTGGATTCCTGGTCCAACTGGAGAATTATCCCCCCAACACTGAGATCAATCTCACCCTTTTTTG GTGCGTGGTTCTGAAGCTGTCTAGCTTGGGCATGTTCCTTTTTTCACTGAGACAACAAGCTGAACAATGTAATGAT TGCTGGGAGACTACAGTGGGTCAAGAGTTATACAAGCTGAGCATGTTTGACTTCTTCCTCATGTTGGTTTTTGCCTTCCTGGTCACCCTACCTCGGAG GCTGCTGGTGGATCATTTTTCAGGACAGTTCTGGGTCTGGCTGGGCAGAGAAGAATTTCTGGTGCCCAAGAATGTGCTGGACATTGTTGCTGGACAGACAGTCACTTGGATGGGGCTTTTTTACTGTCCCCTACTGCCCCTACTCAGCAGTATCTTCATCTTCTTCACCTTTTATGTCAAGAAG TACACTCTCCTCAGAAACTGCAAGCCCTCCCCTCGCCTCTTCCAAGCCTCCAGTGCCACCTTCTTCTTCCAACTAGTCCTCCTGCTGGGCCTCCTTGTGGCATCTGTGCCTTTACTCTATGTCATCAGTAG TATCCATTCCTCTGTAAATTGTGGCCTCTTCTCCAACTACTCAGCACCCTGGCAGGTGGTTCCAAAGACAGTGGCCATGCGACTCTCACCATCAGCTCAGAAAGTCTTTCATTACTTTGGTTCCAATGCCTTCTGGTATCCCATCCTTATCTTACTTAG CCTTACACTGATTGTGTGCCACTCCCAATCTGGGGCCAACAAAAGGGCCATCAAGGGTCTTAGGAGACAGCTGCAGTGG CAAGTACGGGAAAAATGGCACCTGGTAGAGGACCTGTCACGACTTCTgcaagagtcaggaggatctgattcTTGGAGGCCCGAATCCCCCAATTCCCGATCTTCCCGTCCAAGATCCTTCTGCCCTGGATTCCCTTGTCCTGGATCTCCCAGGCCCAGATCATTCATGGCAGGATCTACTCATTCTCAG CCATCAGTAGCTCCTCTAGAGTGCAAAAAGAAGAAG GAGTCCTGTCTAAGCCCATCATCTCCTATAAAATCATAA
- the TMC8 gene encoding transmembrane channel-like protein 8 isoform X4: protein MASFLLRQRSTQSDLESPEVVSLGEELWEEEMEKICNSKVALQGLPYALMDKRLIRHLREPDGVKTSFWEQWKKKWQQVHQQFLDVGHRFMGTFGLWKTDLYEIGGLFGTGIQSYFTFLRFLLFLNLLTFLLTSSLVLLPLAWFHSPDSGPTGNIPLNCSSSHEPQPNLKQIHLHLWDIFTGRAFINTYLFYGSYRMGPESNSQYSVRLAYLLSPLICLLLCFCGIVRRMVKGLLHKQLLSKDFKPQLSSKVFVSWDFCIRSQEAASIKQHSISNEFKIELQEEQRSLKRQQQTRKQRAKQLLSYVGLNIFIGLLVVGGISAIYWATTFAQNYKNESLSLLLQYLSPGVISLVNSLGPLLFGFLVQLENYPPNTEINLTLFWCVVLKLSSLGMFLFSLRQQAEQCNDCWETTVGQELYKLSMFDFFLMLVFAFLVTLPRRLLVDHFSGQFWVWLGREEFLVPKNVLDIVAGQTVTWMGLFYCPLLPLLSSIFIFFTFYVKKYTLLRNCKPSPRLFQASSATFFFQLVLLLGLLVASVPLLYVISSIHSSVNCGLFSNYSAPWQVVPKTVAMRLSPSAQKVFHYFGSNAFWYPILILLSLTLIVCHSQSGANKRAIKGLRRQLQWQVREKWHLVEDLSRLLQESGGSDSWRPESPNSRSSRPRSFCPGFPCPGSPRPRSFMAGSTHSQPSVAPLECKKKKYRCPSLRRTSP from the exons ATGGCCTCTTTTCTCCTAAGACAGAGGTCTACCCAATCAGACCTAGAATCCCCTGAAGTTGTATCACTGGGTGAGGAGCTCTGGGAGGAGGAGATGGAAAAAATATGCAATTCCAAGGTAGCACTTCAGGGACTGCCTTATGCCCTGATGGACAAAAGACTCATCAG GCACCTCCGGGAGCCAGATGGGGTAAAGACCTCTTTCTGGGAACAGTGGAAGAAGAAATGGCAACAAGTCCATCAGCAGTTCCTGGATGTGGGTCACAGGTTTATGGGAACTTTTGGGCTCTGGAAAACTGACCTCTATGAGATTGGCG GGCTCTTTGGCACAGGGATCCAGTCCTATTTCACCTTCCTTCGTTTCCTGTTGTTCCTCAATCTACTCACCTTTCTACTGACCAGCAGTTTAGTGCTGCTGCCTCTGGCCTGGTTCCACTCACCTGACTCAGGCCCTACCGGCAACATCC CATTGAATTGTTCTAGCAGCCATGAGCCGCAGCCTAATCTGAAACAGATCCATTTGCATTTGTGGGATATCTTCACTGGCAGG GCTTTCATCAACACCTACCTTTTTTATGGCTCATATCGAATGGGGCCAGAGAGCAATTCCCAGTACAGTGTTCGCCTGGCCTACCTCCTCAGTCCACTAATCTGCCTGCTTCTCTGCTTCTGTGGGATTGTACGACG CATGGTGAAGGGGCTGCTCCATAAGCAATTGCTGAGCAAAGATTTCAAACCCCAACTCAGCAGCAAGGTGTTTGTCTCCTGGGATTTCTGCATCCGAAGCCAGGAAGCTGCCAGCATCAAGCAACACAGCATCAGCAATGAGTTCAAG ATTGAGCTCCAAGAGGAACAGCGCTCCCTGAAGAGACAGCAGCAGACAAGAAAACAAAGGGCCAAACAGCTTCTTTCTTATGTGGGACTCAACATATTCATTGGCCTCTTGGTGGTTGGAGGTATCAGTGCCATCTACTGGGCCACTACATTTGCTCAGAACTACAAAAAT gAGTCCCTCTCTCTGCTCCTTCAGTACCTGTCCCCTGGAGTCATTTCCCTTGTCAACAGTCTGGGGCCCTTGCTGTTTGGATTCCTGGTCCAACTGGAGAATTATCCCCCCAACACTGAGATCAATCTCACCCTTTTTTG GTGCGTGGTTCTGAAGCTGTCTAGCTTGGGCATGTTCCTTTTTTCACTGAGACAACAAGCTGAACAATGTAATGAT TGCTGGGAGACTACAGTGGGTCAAGAGTTATACAAGCTGAGCATGTTTGACTTCTTCCTCATGTTGGTTTTTGCCTTCCTGGTCACCCTACCTCGGAG GCTGCTGGTGGATCATTTTTCAGGACAGTTCTGGGTCTGGCTGGGCAGAGAAGAATTTCTGGTGCCCAAGAATGTGCTGGACATTGTTGCTGGACAGACAGTCACTTGGATGGGGCTTTTTTACTGTCCCCTACTGCCCCTACTCAGCAGTATCTTCATCTTCTTCACCTTTTATGTCAAGAAG TACACTCTCCTCAGAAACTGCAAGCCCTCCCCTCGCCTCTTCCAAGCCTCCAGTGCCACCTTCTTCTTCCAACTAGTCCTCCTGCTGGGCCTCCTTGTGGCATCTGTGCCTTTACTCTATGTCATCAGTAG TATCCATTCCTCTGTAAATTGTGGCCTCTTCTCCAACTACTCAGCACCCTGGCAGGTGGTTCCAAAGACAGTGGCCATGCGACTCTCACCATCAGCTCAGAAAGTCTTTCATTACTTTGGTTCCAATGCCTTCTGGTATCCCATCCTTATCTTACTTAG CCTTACACTGATTGTGTGCCACTCCCAATCTGGGGCCAACAAAAGGGCCATCAAGGGTCTTAGGAGACAGCTGCAGTGG CAAGTACGGGAAAAATGGCACCTGGTAGAGGACCTGTCACGACTTCTgcaagagtcaggaggatctgattcTTGGAGGCCCGAATCCCCCAATTCCCGATCTTCCCGTCCAAGATCCTTCTGCCCTGGATTCCCTTGTCCTGGATCTCCCAGGCCCAGATCATTCATGGCAGGATCTACTCATTCTCAG CCATCAGTAGCTCCTCTAGAGTGCAAAAAGAAGAAG
- the TMC8 gene encoding transmembrane channel-like protein 8 isoform X5, translating to MASFLLRQRSTQSDLESPEVVSLGEELWEEEMEKICNSKVALQGLPYALMDKRLIRHLREPDGVKTSFWEQWKKKWQQVHQQFLDVGHRFMGTFGLWKTDLYEIGGLFGTGIQSYFTFLRFLLFLNLLTFLLTSSLVLLPLAWFHSPDSGPTGNIPLNCSSSHEPQPNLKQIHLHLWDIFTGRAFINTYLFYGSYRMGPESNSQYSVRLAYLLSPLICLLLCFCGIVRRMVKGLLHKQLLSKDFKPQLSSKVFVSWDFCIRSQEAASIKQHSISNEFKIELQEEQRSLKRQQQTRKQRAKQLLSYVGLNIFIGLLVVGGISAIYWATTFAQNYKNESLSLLLQYLSPGVISLVNSLGPLLFGFLVQLENYPPNTEINLTLFWCVVLKLSSLGMFLFSLRQQAEQCNDCWETTVGQELYKLSMFDFFLMLVFAFLVTLPRRLLVDHFSGQFWVWLGREEFLVPKNVLDIVAGQTVTWMGLFYCPLLPLLSSIFIFFTFYVKKYTLLRNCKPSPRLFQASSATFFFQLVLLLGLLVASVPLLYVISSIHSSVNCGLFSNYSAPWQVVPKTVAMRLSPSAQKVFHYFGSNAFWYPILILLSLTLIVCHSQSGANKRAIKGLRRQLQWQVREKWHLVEDLSRLLQESGGSDSWRPESPNSRSSRPRSFCPGFPCPGSPRPRSFMAGSTHSQDSGK from the exons ATGGCCTCTTTTCTCCTAAGACAGAGGTCTACCCAATCAGACCTAGAATCCCCTGAAGTTGTATCACTGGGTGAGGAGCTCTGGGAGGAGGAGATGGAAAAAATATGCAATTCCAAGGTAGCACTTCAGGGACTGCCTTATGCCCTGATGGACAAAAGACTCATCAG GCACCTCCGGGAGCCAGATGGGGTAAAGACCTCTTTCTGGGAACAGTGGAAGAAGAAATGGCAACAAGTCCATCAGCAGTTCCTGGATGTGGGTCACAGGTTTATGGGAACTTTTGGGCTCTGGAAAACTGACCTCTATGAGATTGGCG GGCTCTTTGGCACAGGGATCCAGTCCTATTTCACCTTCCTTCGTTTCCTGTTGTTCCTCAATCTACTCACCTTTCTACTGACCAGCAGTTTAGTGCTGCTGCCTCTGGCCTGGTTCCACTCACCTGACTCAGGCCCTACCGGCAACATCC CATTGAATTGTTCTAGCAGCCATGAGCCGCAGCCTAATCTGAAACAGATCCATTTGCATTTGTGGGATATCTTCACTGGCAGG GCTTTCATCAACACCTACCTTTTTTATGGCTCATATCGAATGGGGCCAGAGAGCAATTCCCAGTACAGTGTTCGCCTGGCCTACCTCCTCAGTCCACTAATCTGCCTGCTTCTCTGCTTCTGTGGGATTGTACGACG CATGGTGAAGGGGCTGCTCCATAAGCAATTGCTGAGCAAAGATTTCAAACCCCAACTCAGCAGCAAGGTGTTTGTCTCCTGGGATTTCTGCATCCGAAGCCAGGAAGCTGCCAGCATCAAGCAACACAGCATCAGCAATGAGTTCAAG ATTGAGCTCCAAGAGGAACAGCGCTCCCTGAAGAGACAGCAGCAGACAAGAAAACAAAGGGCCAAACAGCTTCTTTCTTATGTGGGACTCAACATATTCATTGGCCTCTTGGTGGTTGGAGGTATCAGTGCCATCTACTGGGCCACTACATTTGCTCAGAACTACAAAAAT gAGTCCCTCTCTCTGCTCCTTCAGTACCTGTCCCCTGGAGTCATTTCCCTTGTCAACAGTCTGGGGCCCTTGCTGTTTGGATTCCTGGTCCAACTGGAGAATTATCCCCCCAACACTGAGATCAATCTCACCCTTTTTTG GTGCGTGGTTCTGAAGCTGTCTAGCTTGGGCATGTTCCTTTTTTCACTGAGACAACAAGCTGAACAATGTAATGAT TGCTGGGAGACTACAGTGGGTCAAGAGTTATACAAGCTGAGCATGTTTGACTTCTTCCTCATGTTGGTTTTTGCCTTCCTGGTCACCCTACCTCGGAG GCTGCTGGTGGATCATTTTTCAGGACAGTTCTGGGTCTGGCTGGGCAGAGAAGAATTTCTGGTGCCCAAGAATGTGCTGGACATTGTTGCTGGACAGACAGTCACTTGGATGGGGCTTTTTTACTGTCCCCTACTGCCCCTACTCAGCAGTATCTTCATCTTCTTCACCTTTTATGTCAAGAAG TACACTCTCCTCAGAAACTGCAAGCCCTCCCCTCGCCTCTTCCAAGCCTCCAGTGCCACCTTCTTCTTCCAACTAGTCCTCCTGCTGGGCCTCCTTGTGGCATCTGTGCCTTTACTCTATGTCATCAGTAG TATCCATTCCTCTGTAAATTGTGGCCTCTTCTCCAACTACTCAGCACCCTGGCAGGTGGTTCCAAAGACAGTGGCCATGCGACTCTCACCATCAGCTCAGAAAGTCTTTCATTACTTTGGTTCCAATGCCTTCTGGTATCCCATCCTTATCTTACTTAG CCTTACACTGATTGTGTGCCACTCCCAATCTGGGGCCAACAAAAGGGCCATCAAGGGTCTTAGGAGACAGCTGCAGTGG CAAGTACGGGAAAAATGGCACCTGGTAGAGGACCTGTCACGACTTCTgcaagagtcaggaggatctgattcTTGGAGGCCCGAATCCCCCAATTCCCGATCTTCCCGTCCAAGATCCTTCTGCCCTGGATTCCCTTGTCCTGGATCTCCCAGGCCCAGATCATTCATGGCAGGATCTACTCATTCTCAG GATTCtggaaaataa
- the TMC8 gene encoding transmembrane channel-like protein 8 isoform X2 has protein sequence MASFLLRQRSTQSDLESPEVVSLGEELWEEEMEKICNSKVALQGLPYALMDKRLIRHLREPDGVKTSFWEQWKKKWQQVHQQFLDVGHRFMGTFGLWKTDLYEIGGLFGTGIQSYFTFLRFLLFLNLLTFLLTSSLVLLPLAWFHSPDSGPTGNIPLNCSSSHEPQPNLKQIHLHLWDIFTGRAFINTYLFYGSYRMGPESNSQYSVRLAYLLSPLICLLLCFCGIVRRMVKGLLHKQLLSKDFKPQLSSKVFVSWDFCIRSQEAASIKQHSISNEFKIELQEEQRSLKRQQQTRKQRAKQLLSYVGLNIFIGLLVVGGISAIYWATTFAQNYKNESLSLLLQYLSPGVISLVNSLGPLLFGFLVQLENYPPNTEINLTLFWCVVLKLSSLGMFLFSLRQQAEQCNDCWETTVGQELYKLSMFDFFLMLVFAFLVTLPRRLLVDHFSGQFWVWLGREEFLVPKNVLDIVAGQTVTWMGLFYCPLLPLLSSIFIFFTFYVKKYTLLRNCKPSPRLFQASSATFFFQLVLLLGLLVASVPLLYVISSIHSSVNCGLFSNYSAPWQVVPKTVAMRLSPSAQKVFHYFGSNAFCLTLIVCHSQSGANKRAIKGLRRQLQWQVREKWHLVEDLSRLLQESGGSDSWRPESPNSRSSRPRSFCPGFPCPGSPRPRSFMAGSTHSQVLIPSFFDPPALEFLSLSFPTSTFPLSFRTLGPRETKGKRTSIVTSLHPNRML, from the exons ATGGCCTCTTTTCTCCTAAGACAGAGGTCTACCCAATCAGACCTAGAATCCCCTGAAGTTGTATCACTGGGTGAGGAGCTCTGGGAGGAGGAGATGGAAAAAATATGCAATTCCAAGGTAGCACTTCAGGGACTGCCTTATGCCCTGATGGACAAAAGACTCATCAG GCACCTCCGGGAGCCAGATGGGGTAAAGACCTCTTTCTGGGAACAGTGGAAGAAGAAATGGCAACAAGTCCATCAGCAGTTCCTGGATGTGGGTCACAGGTTTATGGGAACTTTTGGGCTCTGGAAAACTGACCTCTATGAGATTGGCG GGCTCTTTGGCACAGGGATCCAGTCCTATTTCACCTTCCTTCGTTTCCTGTTGTTCCTCAATCTACTCACCTTTCTACTGACCAGCAGTTTAGTGCTGCTGCCTCTGGCCTGGTTCCACTCACCTGACTCAGGCCCTACCGGCAACATCC CATTGAATTGTTCTAGCAGCCATGAGCCGCAGCCTAATCTGAAACAGATCCATTTGCATTTGTGGGATATCTTCACTGGCAGG GCTTTCATCAACACCTACCTTTTTTATGGCTCATATCGAATGGGGCCAGAGAGCAATTCCCAGTACAGTGTTCGCCTGGCCTACCTCCTCAGTCCACTAATCTGCCTGCTTCTCTGCTTCTGTGGGATTGTACGACG CATGGTGAAGGGGCTGCTCCATAAGCAATTGCTGAGCAAAGATTTCAAACCCCAACTCAGCAGCAAGGTGTTTGTCTCCTGGGATTTCTGCATCCGAAGCCAGGAAGCTGCCAGCATCAAGCAACACAGCATCAGCAATGAGTTCAAG ATTGAGCTCCAAGAGGAACAGCGCTCCCTGAAGAGACAGCAGCAGACAAGAAAACAAAGGGCCAAACAGCTTCTTTCTTATGTGGGACTCAACATATTCATTGGCCTCTTGGTGGTTGGAGGTATCAGTGCCATCTACTGGGCCACTACATTTGCTCAGAACTACAAAAAT gAGTCCCTCTCTCTGCTCCTTCAGTACCTGTCCCCTGGAGTCATTTCCCTTGTCAACAGTCTGGGGCCCTTGCTGTTTGGATTCCTGGTCCAACTGGAGAATTATCCCCCCAACACTGAGATCAATCTCACCCTTTTTTG GTGCGTGGTTCTGAAGCTGTCTAGCTTGGGCATGTTCCTTTTTTCACTGAGACAACAAGCTGAACAATGTAATGAT TGCTGGGAGACTACAGTGGGTCAAGAGTTATACAAGCTGAGCATGTTTGACTTCTTCCTCATGTTGGTTTTTGCCTTCCTGGTCACCCTACCTCGGAG GCTGCTGGTGGATCATTTTTCAGGACAGTTCTGGGTCTGGCTGGGCAGAGAAGAATTTCTGGTGCCCAAGAATGTGCTGGACATTGTTGCTGGACAGACAGTCACTTGGATGGGGCTTTTTTACTGTCCCCTACTGCCCCTACTCAGCAGTATCTTCATCTTCTTCACCTTTTATGTCAAGAAG TACACTCTCCTCAGAAACTGCAAGCCCTCCCCTCGCCTCTTCCAAGCCTCCAGTGCCACCTTCTTCTTCCAACTAGTCCTCCTGCTGGGCCTCCTTGTGGCATCTGTGCCTTTACTCTATGTCATCAGTAG TATCCATTCCTCTGTAAATTGTGGCCTCTTCTCCAACTACTCAGCACCCTGGCAGGTGGTTCCAAAGACAGTGGCCATGCGACTCTCACCATCAGCTCAGAAAGTCTTTCATTACTTTGGTTCCAATGCCTTCTG CCTTACACTGATTGTGTGCCACTCCCAATCTGGGGCCAACAAAAGGGCCATCAAGGGTCTTAGGAGACAGCTGCAGTGG CAAGTACGGGAAAAATGGCACCTGGTAGAGGACCTGTCACGACTTCTgcaagagtcaggaggatctgattcTTGGAGGCCCGAATCCCCCAATTCCCGATCTTCCCGTCCAAGATCCTTCTGCCCTGGATTCCCTTGTCCTGGATCTCCCAGGCCCAGATCATTCATGGCAGGATCTACTCATTCTCAGGTactaattccttctttctttgatccaCCTGCCCTTGAGTTCTTGTCCCTTAGTTTTCCCACATCTACATTTCCCTTATCATTCAGAACTCTGGGCCCCAGAGAGACTAAGGGGAAGAGGACTTCAATTGTGACATCTTTACATCCTAATAGGATGCTCTAG
- the TMC8 gene encoding transmembrane channel-like protein 8 isoform X1 translates to MASFLLRQRSTQSDLESPEVVSLGEELWEEEMEKICNSKVALQGLPYALMDKRLIRHLREPDGVKTSFWEQWKKKWQQVHQQFLDVGHRFMGTFGLWKTDLYEIGGLFGTGIQSYFTFLRFLLFLNLLTFLLTSSLVLLPLAWFHSPDSGPTGNIPLNCSSSHEPQPNLKQIHLHLWDIFTGRAFINTYLFYGSYRMGPESNSQYSVRLAYLLSPLICLLLCFCGIVRRMVKGLLHKQLLSKDFKPQLSSKVFVSWDFCIRSQEAASIKQHSISNEFKIELQEEQRSLKRQQQTRKQRAKQLLSYVGLNIFIGLLVVGGISAIYWATTFAQNYKNESLSLLLQYLSPGVISLVNSLGPLLFGFLVQLENYPPNTEINLTLFWCVVLKLSSLGMFLFSLRQQAEQCNDCWETTVGQELYKLSMFDFFLMLVFAFLVTLPRRLLVDHFSGQFWVWLGREEFLVPKNVLDIVAGQTVTWMGLFYCPLLPLLSSIFIFFTFYVKKYTLLRNCKPSPRLFQASSATFFFQLVLLLGLLVASVPLLYVISSIHSSVNCGLFSNYSAPWQVVPKTVAMRLSPSAQKVFHYFGSNAFWYPILILLSLTLIVCHSQSGANKRAIKGLRRQLQWQVREKWHLVEDLSRLLQESGGSDSWRPESPNSRSSRPRSFCPGFPCPGSPRPRSFMAGSTHSQVLIPSFFDPPALEFLSLSFPTSTFPLSFRTLGPRETKGKRTSIVTSLHPNRML, encoded by the exons ATGGCCTCTTTTCTCCTAAGACAGAGGTCTACCCAATCAGACCTAGAATCCCCTGAAGTTGTATCACTGGGTGAGGAGCTCTGGGAGGAGGAGATGGAAAAAATATGCAATTCCAAGGTAGCACTTCAGGGACTGCCTTATGCCCTGATGGACAAAAGACTCATCAG GCACCTCCGGGAGCCAGATGGGGTAAAGACCTCTTTCTGGGAACAGTGGAAGAAGAAATGGCAACAAGTCCATCAGCAGTTCCTGGATGTGGGTCACAGGTTTATGGGAACTTTTGGGCTCTGGAAAACTGACCTCTATGAGATTGGCG GGCTCTTTGGCACAGGGATCCAGTCCTATTTCACCTTCCTTCGTTTCCTGTTGTTCCTCAATCTACTCACCTTTCTACTGACCAGCAGTTTAGTGCTGCTGCCTCTGGCCTGGTTCCACTCACCTGACTCAGGCCCTACCGGCAACATCC CATTGAATTGTTCTAGCAGCCATGAGCCGCAGCCTAATCTGAAACAGATCCATTTGCATTTGTGGGATATCTTCACTGGCAGG GCTTTCATCAACACCTACCTTTTTTATGGCTCATATCGAATGGGGCCAGAGAGCAATTCCCAGTACAGTGTTCGCCTGGCCTACCTCCTCAGTCCACTAATCTGCCTGCTTCTCTGCTTCTGTGGGATTGTACGACG CATGGTGAAGGGGCTGCTCCATAAGCAATTGCTGAGCAAAGATTTCAAACCCCAACTCAGCAGCAAGGTGTTTGTCTCCTGGGATTTCTGCATCCGAAGCCAGGAAGCTGCCAGCATCAAGCAACACAGCATCAGCAATGAGTTCAAG ATTGAGCTCCAAGAGGAACAGCGCTCCCTGAAGAGACAGCAGCAGACAAGAAAACAAAGGGCCAAACAGCTTCTTTCTTATGTGGGACTCAACATATTCATTGGCCTCTTGGTGGTTGGAGGTATCAGTGCCATCTACTGGGCCACTACATTTGCTCAGAACTACAAAAAT gAGTCCCTCTCTCTGCTCCTTCAGTACCTGTCCCCTGGAGTCATTTCCCTTGTCAACAGTCTGGGGCCCTTGCTGTTTGGATTCCTGGTCCAACTGGAGAATTATCCCCCCAACACTGAGATCAATCTCACCCTTTTTTG GTGCGTGGTTCTGAAGCTGTCTAGCTTGGGCATGTTCCTTTTTTCACTGAGACAACAAGCTGAACAATGTAATGAT TGCTGGGAGACTACAGTGGGTCAAGAGTTATACAAGCTGAGCATGTTTGACTTCTTCCTCATGTTGGTTTTTGCCTTCCTGGTCACCCTACCTCGGAG GCTGCTGGTGGATCATTTTTCAGGACAGTTCTGGGTCTGGCTGGGCAGAGAAGAATTTCTGGTGCCCAAGAATGTGCTGGACATTGTTGCTGGACAGACAGTCACTTGGATGGGGCTTTTTTACTGTCCCCTACTGCCCCTACTCAGCAGTATCTTCATCTTCTTCACCTTTTATGTCAAGAAG TACACTCTCCTCAGAAACTGCAAGCCCTCCCCTCGCCTCTTCCAAGCCTCCAGTGCCACCTTCTTCTTCCAACTAGTCCTCCTGCTGGGCCTCCTTGTGGCATCTGTGCCTTTACTCTATGTCATCAGTAG TATCCATTCCTCTGTAAATTGTGGCCTCTTCTCCAACTACTCAGCACCCTGGCAGGTGGTTCCAAAGACAGTGGCCATGCGACTCTCACCATCAGCTCAGAAAGTCTTTCATTACTTTGGTTCCAATGCCTTCTGGTATCCCATCCTTATCTTACTTAG CCTTACACTGATTGTGTGCCACTCCCAATCTGGGGCCAACAAAAGGGCCATCAAGGGTCTTAGGAGACAGCTGCAGTGG CAAGTACGGGAAAAATGGCACCTGGTAGAGGACCTGTCACGACTTCTgcaagagtcaggaggatctgattcTTGGAGGCCCGAATCCCCCAATTCCCGATCTTCCCGTCCAAGATCCTTCTGCCCTGGATTCCCTTGTCCTGGATCTCCCAGGCCCAGATCATTCATGGCAGGATCTACTCATTCTCAGGTactaattccttctttctttgatccaCCTGCCCTTGAGTTCTTGTCCCTTAGTTTTCCCACATCTACATTTCCCTTATCATTCAGAACTCTGGGCCCCAGAGAGACTAAGGGGAAGAGGACTTCAATTGTGACATCTTTACATCCTAATAGGATGCTCTAG